The proteins below are encoded in one region of Leptolyngbya sp. CCY15150:
- a CDS encoding stage II sporulation protein M → MSRKAIATKRLIHPNHEARHIRLLRKPFQIIRANFRAYLIINAIVYGLVITGVVAAMVFPNLGAAQVATMEDNGTADLVRSLFNNPWLFSLTILGVNVMTGALWIVIPSLIVPFTGIALFAYKAFTLGLAMAPSTEIMAVALIPHSLTVLIELQAYALLMLGAYILGRSWVRPAIIGAQNHRQGYVRGLKNLGWLSLSTLPLFIIGAIWEAFSLRYLVPLLTQWLL, encoded by the coding sequence ATGTCACGCAAAGCGATCGCCACAAAGCGCCTTATTCACCCGAATCATGAAGCAAGACACATCCGCTTGCTTCGCAAACCCTTCCAGATCATTCGCGCCAATTTTCGCGCCTACCTCATCATCAACGCCATTGTGTATGGCTTAGTCATCACCGGGGTGGTAGCGGCGATGGTCTTCCCCAACCTGGGCGCAGCTCAGGTGGCCACCATGGAAGACAACGGAACAGCGGATCTTGTCCGATCGCTATTCAATAATCCGTGGCTGTTCTCACTGACCATCCTGGGAGTCAACGTCATGACTGGCGCGCTGTGGATTGTGATCCCCTCGCTGATCGTTCCCTTCACTGGCATCGCCCTATTTGCGTATAAGGCATTCACATTAGGTTTAGCCATGGCCCCGTCTACCGAGATTATGGCAGTGGCACTGATCCCGCACTCGCTGACGGTACTCATCGAACTCCAAGCTTACGCCCTCTTGATGTTGGGCGCATACATCCTTGGTCGGTCTTGGGTTCGCCCCGCCATCATCGGTGCTCAAAACCATCGTCAGGGTTACGTTCGTGGGCTAAAAAACCTCGGTTGGCTGAGCCTGTCCACGCTCCCACTATTCATCATCGGCGCGATCTGGGAGGCGTTCTCGCTCCGCTACCTGGTTCCTCTGCTGACCCAATGGTTGCTGTAG
- a CDS encoding alpha/beta hydrolase, giving the protein MGIEGLPKTLIVSVTGDPATPHSGGISFAETLGGTLLTVEGGHGVALTDDNVCVNDIVARLPDRP; this is encoded by the coding sequence ATGGGGATTGAAGGTCTCCCAAAAACCCTGATTGTTTCGGTCACAGGTGACCCGGCCACCCCGCACTCGGGCGGCATCAGCTTCGCCGAGACGCTCGGCGGCACCTTGCTCACCGTCGAGGGCGGGCACGGTGTGGCTCTCACCGACGACAACGTCTGTGTTAACGACATCGTCGCTAGACTACCTGATCGACCTTGA